Below is a window of Myxococcaceae bacterium JPH2 DNA.
ACAGCAGCCGCGTCTTCGTCACCGGTGAAGTGACGCACCCCGGGGCGTATCCGCTGCGAGGCCGCGTGTCGCTCTTGCAGGCCATCGCGCTGGCGGGCGGCTTCACCGACTTCGCGAACTCGGATGGCATCACGGTCATCCGCACGGACGGCAAGGGCGGGCAGATTCCGGTGCGCTACAGCGACCTGCTGTCACCGGATGGGGGACAGGACGTGGTGTTGCGTCCGGGGGACACCATCGTCGTTCCCTGAGGCCAGGGAGCGCGGCGGCAGGCGAGGCGTGGTGGTCGGGCGACGGCGGGCGTGAGGGGACGGAGGGCGACGGTGAGGGGCGAGTGGAAGAGGGCGGTGGTGGTGTGCGCGCTGCTCGGCGCGCCGGCCGTGCACGCATCGAGCGTGGTGCAGCCTCGGCTCCGGCTGATGGCCGAGGAGCGCTTCGACGACGACCTGCAGGTCGGGCCCATGGCGACGGGCGGTCAGCTGATGACCAAGTTCTCGCCGCAGCTGGGCGTGAACGTGAAGGACGAGCGCTCCGAGGTCGATGCGTTCTACGCCGGCGATGTGCTCGCGCGGCATGGCTCGGGCAAGGTGACGTTGGACCACCGGGTGGGCCTCGAGGGACAGCACTGGCTGTCGCGTCGGTTCAAGGTGGATGGCGCCGCGCGGGTGTTCCGGGTGACGGACCCCACGTCGCTGCCGCGCGCGGGCCTGGCGTGGCTGGACGCGCCGACGTTCTATGCGCAGGCCCGGCTGGGCCTCATGGCGCGGCTGACCCAGCGGATGGACCTGCACGCGGGCTACGCGTTCGAGACGACGCGCGTGCTCGAGCCGGGCCGGCTGGGCGGCTCCTCGCACGCTCCCAACCTGGAACTCTGGTACCACGCCACGCGCCGGCTGAGCCTGGGCGCGCAGTACCGCTACCAGGGCTTCTTGTATGCGGGCCGCGACAGCCAGTCTCACGGCGCGTTCGCCATGCTGCGCTACCGGCTGTCTCGTCCCATGACGCTCACGCTGCAGGGCGGGCCCGTGGAGTACGTGGCGCCCGCGGGACAGCAGGGCGGCGTGTTGCCTCGGGTGCAGTTGGAGCTGGCGCGCCACGGCGAGCGCTTCGATGTGGGCGCCACGGTGGGGCATGACCTGGTGGGCGCGACGGGCTTCGTCGGCGCGGTGTGGGCGGACTACGCGTCCATGGTGGTGAACCACCGGTTCTCCGCGCCGCTGTCCGCGTTCGTCTTGGGCAGCTACTTCCGCAACGGGCGGGCGCCGGACCAGTTCTACGGCGAATGGAAGAACACGGTCCACGTGGCCCAGGGCTACGCGGTGGGCGCTGGCGTCGAGTACCGGCTGCGTCGCGGCCTGTCGATGCAGGGCGCGTTCAATCGCATCGAGCAGGTCGGCGTGGCCAACGCGGTGGAGGCAGGGGACCTCACGCGCAACGTGCTGGCGGCCCGGCTCATTTACACGGCTTGGTAGCAGTCAGCGGGAACGGGAGGAGGAGCGGAACATGGAGCGTGGGATGACGGCGGACCAGCTGCTGGCGGCTCTCTGGCGCCGGAAGGCCCTGGTGGGAGCGATCACGGTGGCGGTCTTCATGGTGGGCGCGGCCATCGTATGGACCCGTCCGAGCATGTACGAGGCGACGGTGGTGGTGCGCGTGGAGCCGCAGCGGCCCGCCGAGGAGATGGTGCAGCACACGGTGAGCGAACTCATCGAGCAGCGCCTGCTCACGGTGCGCCAGGAGCTGCTGGCCCGGCCCGTGCTCCAGGAGGCCATCGAGGAGATGAACCTCTATCCGGACATCGTCTCGGAGAAGGGGATGGAGCCCGCGGTGGAGCAGATGCGCAAGGACCTCACCGTGCACGTGGAGGGGGAGACGTCCTTCGAGCTGACGTACGCCAGCCGGGATCCGCAGGTGGCGGCGCAGGTGGCCAACCGGCTGCCGGCCATCTTCTCCGAGGCGACGCTGAAGATTCGCCAGGCGCAGGCCTCGCGCGCCACGCAGTTGTTCCGGGACGAGCTGGGCTCCATGGGCAAGGCGGTGTCCGCGTGGGAGACGAAGATCACCCGCTTCAAGGTGGACCACCTGGGGGAGCTGCCCGAGCAGATGGAGATGAACATGCGCGGCCTGGAGCGCATCAGCGCGCTCATGCAGACGCGCTCCGAGGAGCTGCGCGTGGCGGAGGCCCGGCGCTCGGACCTGGCGCGCGCGCACAACGCGGTGGACAGCGAGGCGGGCCGGTTGGAGGTCGCGCAGGACGGGCTGTCGCGGCAGCTCGTCAACGCGCGCACCCAGTGGACGGACGACCACCCGGAAATCAAGCGCATGCAGAAGGAGCTCGAGGACCTGACCACGCGCCGCAGGGACGCCGAGGGGCGCATGTGGGCCGAGCGGCAGGAGCGCACCCGGGTGGGCTCGCTCATCACCAACGTGCAGAAGGAGATCGAGGACCTTCAGCGGCAGGCCGAGGCGTACCAGAAGCGGCTCGACAACACGCCGCGCTGGGCCCAGGAGCTGGCGGTGATGAACCGGGACTACGAGATTGCCCGGACGAAGTACCAGAGCGTGGTGAGCCGCAAGGTGGAGGCGGAGATCGCCGAGGAGCTGGAGGCGAAGAGCGCGCGCAGCCTCTTCAACGTCATCTCCCCCGCGGGCGCGCCGGTGACGCCCGCGCGGCCGGATCGCCTGAGCGGCATGCTCATCGCGCTGGTCGCGGCGCTGGGCGTGGGCCTGCTCACGGGCTCCGTGCTGGAGATGCGCGACGACAGCCTCCGCGACGGGCTCGAGGTGCGGCAGCGCCTGACGCTCCCGGTGCTGGCGGTGGTTCCGAACATGCAGGGCAAGACGGAGAAGCGGGTGTTGCTGCCCGCGTCGTCTGGCGGTCGCAACAACGTGTCAGCCCCCACCTCGTTGAACTGACGCGCTGGGAAAAGGACGGAGGACGGAAGATGGATCAGACCATGGAGCGGGCGGGGAACTTCCTGCCCCGCGTGGACGACAGCTCGGCGTCGCCCAACTCGGTGGACCGTCGGGTGGTGACGCTGACGGCACCCGCCTCGGCGGCGGCGGAGCAGTACCGGAGCCTGTATTACCGGCTGGAGCGGATGCGGGAGCTGCGGCCGATGAAGGTCATCGCGCTGACCTCGGCCATGCCGGGCGAGGGCAAGACGGTGACGAGCGTCAACCTGGCGCTCGCGGCGGCGCGGGCCAATCCAGAGCGGCGCATCCTGCTGGTGGACGCGGACCTCCGGCGCGGGGGCGTGGCGGGCACGCTGGGCATGCGCAACAAGGGCGGGCTCGCGGAGCTGTTGGCCGGGGAGTGCGAGGTGCGCGACGTGGTGCGGCGCTTCAGCTCCACGAAGCTGGCGGTCATCTCCGCGGGCACGACGCCGGAGGAGCCCACGCAGGTGTTGGCGAGCGCCCGGATGAAGCAGTTCCTCAAGGGCGTGCGGGATGGCTTCGATGAGGTGTACGTGGACCTGCCGCCCACGCTGCCGTTCGCGGATGCGGGCATCCTGGGCCATCAGGCGGACGGGTTGCTGATGGTCATCCGGGCGAACGTCACGCCCACCAAGGCGGTGAACCAGGCGGTGGAGCAGTTGGGTGGCGCGCCGCTGCTCGGGTGCGTGCTGAACGGGGCGGAGGCGGCGAGCACCCCGTACCTGAAGAACTACGTGAAGCGGTAGCACTCGGACTCCCGCCCTCCCGACAGGGGAGGGGGGAGTGGCGGGACCAGCGGCGGACGGCGGGCGGGTCGGGGGAGCAAGTGCTTCGGGTCTTCCATCACTATTTCTCAGCCAAGAAACTCACGTTCTTTCTCGCGGAGAGTTCGGCGATCGCCCTGGCGTGCGTGGCCGGGGCCGCGGTGTGCGCGGCGCTCCTCGCTCCCGCCGGGACGCGCCCGCCTTTCTCGGTGATGTGGCCCACGCTCGTGGGGCTGGGCGCCGCGTTCGTCGTCACCTTCCAGTTCACGCTGTACTTGTTGGACTTGTATGACCTGCGCATCGCCGCGGAGGACCGCGTGCGCGGCTACCGCTTCCTCAAGGCGGCGGGCGTGACGGCGATGCTGGCGGGGCTGGCCATGTTGGTGCTGCCGCTCGCGTTGCCGGTGCGGCTGCCTCCCGGGACGTTGTTGGGCGGCGCCATGGGCGCGCTCGCGGGGACGCTGGTGGTGCGCGTGTCCATCCGCGCATTGGTGGGTGCCCCGGATGCGGTGCTGCTCGTCGGGGATGGCTTGAAGGCCCTGGCGGTGGTGGGCGCCATCGAGGCGGGCGGTGAGGGCGGCTTCCGCGTGGTGGGGATGGTGGACCCAAGGCAGGCGTCCGAGCCGCTGGAGGAGGTGGCTCGCCGGCTGGACGCGGCCTACGTGGTGCAAGCCGCGGACGACATGCGTGGCGCCAACTGGGTGGAGGCGCTGCTGCGGTGCCGACTGGAGGGGCGGCGCGTGTACGACGCCGCGGGCTTCTGCGAGCGCGTGCTGCGGCGCATCCCGGTGCAGTTCCTGCGCGCCAGCGACTTCGCGTTCGCGGATGAACTCACCATGTCGTCGATGCGGCGGGGCTTCAAGCGCGCGTTCGACATCGCGGTGTCGGCGGTGCTGTTGCTCGCGGCTTCCCCCTTCCTGTTGTTCGTGTCGCTGGCCATCAAGCTCGACTCGCGCGGGCCCGTCTTCTATCGGCAGGAGCGCGTGGGGCTGGCGGGCGGCTCGTATCGGCTGTGGAAGTTCCGCAGCATGCGCACGGACGCGGAGAAGGATGGCGCGGTCTGGGCTCGGGCCAATGACGACCGGGTGACGCGCGTGGGCCGCTTCATCCGCCGCACGCGCGTGGACGAGATTCCGCAGGTGTTCAACGTCCTGCTGGGCGACATGAGCTTCGTGGGGCCGAGGCCGGAGCGGCCTGTCTTCGTGGCACAGCTCAAGCAACAGATTCCGTTCTACGGGCTGCGCGAGGCCGTCAAGCCAGGCATCACCGGCTGGGCGCAGATTCGCTATCCCTATGGCGCGTCGGTGGAAGACGCGCGCAACAAGCTGGAGTTCGACCTCTACTACGTGAAGAACGGCTCGTTGTTCCTCGACATGGGAATCATCTTCCACACGGTGAGGCACGTGTTGCTCGGTCGAGGCGCGAGGTAGTCAGGGTGGATGTCCGTGCTCGCGAGGGCCGGACCGTGGTGGCTGGGGAGGGGGGAAGAAGCATGGTGGAAATGGACGTGGATGCGCCGCTCCCGGACGCCTGGAGTGACGAAGACACCCGGCGGCGGCACCACTCACAAGAGCGCAACGAGCTGTTGCAGGCGCCGACGGATCGCCCGACGCGCATCGTGGCCATGGGGGGCGGTACAGGCCTGCCGATGGTCCTGAGAGGGTTGGCGCGGCGCGCGCTGCCCAAGTCGGATGACCCCGGGGTGGACATCACCGCGGTGGTGACCATGAGCGACGATGGGGGGAGCTCGGGCCGGCTGCGGCGCCTGCACGGCGCGCTGCCTCCCGGAGACATTCGCAACTGTCTGGTGGCGCTGGCGGGCGGCAAGAGCGCGCTCAAGGAAGTCTTTCAATATCGCTTTGGCGGCGCGCGGGGCCTGGCCGGACACGCGGTGGGCAACCTGCTCATCGCCGCGCTGGCGGAGCTCAAGGGGGACTTCCTGGAGGCGGTGCGGGTGTCCGCGCAGATGCTGGGGGCGAGGGGGCAGGTGCTGCCGTGCACGCTGGCCTCGGTGCAGTTGGTGGCGCAGATGCACGACCGCACGGAGGTGGTGGGCGAGCGGAACATCTGCCGCGCGCAGGGCCGGGTGCTCCGGGTCAGCCTGAGCCCTCGCTCGCCGCCGCCCGCGGATGGACTGTTGGAGGCCATCCACGCGGCGGACCTCGTGGCCATCGGTCCGGGCTCGCTGTACTCGAGCGTGCTGCCGAACCTGCTGGTGGACGGGGTGGCGCAGGCGCTGCGCGAGTCGCGGGCCCTCAAGGTGCTGGTGTCCAACCTGATGACCCAGCCAGGCGAGACGGACGGCATGACGTGCAGGGACCACGTGCAGTCGGTGCTGGAGCACGTGGGGCCGGTGCTCGACGCGGTGCTCATCAACGCGCACCTGCCCGCCGAGGACGCGATGAAGCGCTATGGGCTGCGTGGCTCGTATGTCGTCGAGTCCAGTCACCGCGAGCTGCTCGCGCTGGGCGTGGTGCCCGTGCAGGCAGACCTCCTGCGCGAGGGGTCCAAGATCCGACACGACAGTCGCAAGGTCGCGTCGTGTCTCCTGAAGATGGCGCGCAGCGGGTTGTAGCGATGCCGGCCCGTCACCACCTTGGGGGCGCCATGACCACTGATGCCAGAGCACTGAGCCCCGCCCCCACCGTTGTCGAAGTTGTCGACCGGGCCGCGTTCATGGCCCTGGAGTCGGAGTGGAACGCCTTGGTCGAGGCGACGGGGCATGAGCTGTTCTACCGGCACGAGTTCGTGCGCATCTGGCTGGATAACTTCGCGGCGGACGGACGGCTGCGCGTGTTGATTCTGCGGGACGCGGACGGAGTGTTGTCCGCGGTGCTGCCGTTGAGGGAGGAGCGGGCCACGCTTCATGGCGTGCCCGTTCGTCAGCTCTCCAGCACGGCGAATGCCCACTCGTGCCGGTTCGACCTGGTGGCGCGCGAGCCCGAGCAGGCCGCAGCGGTCTTCATCGCGCACCTGCGGGGGGTGCGCGGCTGGGATGTGCTTCGGCTGACGGACGTCCCGGACGGCGGGGGTGGCTTCCGCCTGCTGGATGCCGCTCGGCGCTCGGGCCTGCACGTGGGCGAGTGGGCGTCGCTTCACTCGCCCTACATTCCGTTGCCCGCGAAGCGCGAGGTGTACTTCGAGGGGCTGCCCGCGAAGTTCAAGGCCAACTGCCGCCGCCGGCGCCGCAAGCTCGAGGAGAAGGGCCACGTCACGTTCGAAGTGGTGACGGGCGGGCTCGAGCTGGACGGAGCCTTGGAGCAAGGCTTCGCGCTGGAGCAGAGCGGGTGGAAGGGCACGCGGGGCACGGCCATGGCCCAGGACCCGCGCACGCGGGGCTTCTACACGGAGCTGGCGCGCGACGCGTCGTTTCGCGGGCAACTGCGGCTGTACTTCCTGAAGCTGGATGGGAAGCCCGTGGCGTTCCACTTCGGCTTGCAGCACGACGGCCGCTACTTCCTGCTCAAGCCCGGCTACGACGAGCGGCTGGGGGACTGCAGCCCCGGACAGCTCCTCATGGAGGACGTGGTGGGCGCGTGCATGGATCAGGGCCTGCGCGAGTTCGACTTCCTGGGGCCGGACATGACCTGGAAGCGCGACTGGACGGACAAGGTGCGGCGGCACAGCTGGCTGTACCTCTTCAACGACACCCCCTTCTGCCGGGCGCTGTGGGCGGCGAAGTTCCGGTGGATCCCCGCGGCGAAGGAGGTCGTGTCGCGATGGAAGCGCTGAATCCCTCTGGCAGGCTCTACGTTCCGGCTCTGCCCACGCTCTGGCCGCGCATGCTGATGGCGCGCGTGCGTCCTGGAGCCCACCCGCCCTTTGCCTCGCCCAACGTTCGTTACTTCTATTTCGCGCGCAACGCCGTCTGGCTCACGGTGAAGATGCTGGGCCTGGACGCGGGCGAGGTGCTCATGCCCGCCTACCACCACGGGGTGGAGGTGGAGGCGCTCGTGGACGCGGGGGCCACGCCGCGCTTCTACCGCGTGGGCAAGCACTGGGACGTAGACCTGGAGGACGTGGCCCGGCGCGTGGGTCCGAAGACGAAGGCGCTCTACCTCATCCACTACGCGGGCTTCCCCGGTCCGGTGGCGCAGATGCGGCGCCTGGCGGATCAGCACGGCATCCCGCTCATCGAGGACTGCGCGCTGTCGCTCCTGTCCTCGGATGGCGCGGTGCCCTTGGGGACCACGGGGGACGTGGGCATCTTCTGTCTGTACAAGACGCTGCCCGTGCCCAATGGCGGGGCGCTCGTCGTGAATGGGCCGCGGCAGTACAGCCTGCCGGAGCCTCCCGCGCCTCCGTTGGCCTCGACCTTCAGCCACACCGCCTCGGCGCTGCTCCAGAACCTGGAGCTGCGCGGCGGATTCGTGGGCCGGGGACTGCGGCGCCTGGCGCGCGCGGTGGGCCGAGGCACCGTGCGGGCCGCGAGCATCGAGCGGGTGGCCACGGGCACGCAGCACTTCGACCGCCGCCATGTGGACCTGGGCATGAGCCCGCTGACGAAGCGCATCGCGCTGTCGCAAGACCTGGATGGCATCGTCGAGGCGCGGCGCCGCAACTACTTCTTCCTGTTGGGGCGCCTTCGGGACGTGTCGCCGCCGCTGTTCAATCAGCTTCCGCCCGGGGCCTGCCCACTCTTCTATCCGCTCGTCGTGCACGACAAGGCGGAGATGATGGCGCGGCTGCATGCGCGAGGAATCGACGCCATCGACTTCTGGCGGCGCTTCCATCCCGCGTGCGACCCCGCCGAGTTCCCCGAGGTGGCGCAGCTTCGCCGCGACATCATCGAGGTGCCGTGCCACCAGGACCTGTCTCCCGAGGTGATGGCGGACGTAGCGCAGGCGGTGCGGGAGGCGGTGACCGCGGACCAACGCACGCGCAAGCGCGCGGGCTGAGCGGGCATGTCGAGGGTGAGTGGGGAGAGGATTTCTCTCCGGGTCGGGTGGAGTGGAGGCTAGACGGTGATCCGCGAAGACGAAGTGAGATCGGGCCCGCAGTCCGCGCCGTGGTTGGACGTGGCGGCGCTCAGCAACCTGTCGGAGCTGGCGGGGATGCGCGCTGCGTGGGACGAGCTGCTGGATGCCAGCAACGCGGGACCCTTCAGCGCATGGGAGTGGCTCTATCCGTGGTGCCGGCGCATCGTCCCGGACGTGCGCCCGCTGGTGCTGACCGCGAAGGACCGGAGCGGGAGATTGATGGGGCTCTTGCCCCTGCGGCTGGAGCAGCGCTGGGTGGCGGGGATGCGCGTGCGCCGGCTGGGCTTCCTCGGCGAGACGCACGTGGGCAGCGACTACTTGGACGTGGTGGCGCGCCGGGGCCACGAGGCCGAGGTGGCTCGCGCCTTCTTCCAGGTGCTCCACGGGCTGCGCGAAGAGTGGGACGTGCTGGACCTGACGGACCTGCGCGAGGACTCCGCGACGCCGGGAGTCCTGCGGGAGCTGTTCGGTCCGCTCGAGGTCCTCCAGCGCGAGCGCTTCATCTGTCCCTACGAGACGCTCACCCCGCAGGAGCCCTTTGATGCGTTCCTCCGGCGCGGCAGCCGTCGGGACAACTACCTGCGGCGCCGCAAGTGGCTGGAGAAGCAGGAGGGCTATCGCATCGAGCGCTCCGAGGATCCGGGGCAGCTCGCGGGCCCGATGACGGACTTCTTCCGCCTGCACGCGGCGCGGTGGCGCGCGGATGGCGGCTCGCAGGGAATCAAGGGCTCGGGCGTGGAGGCGTTCCACCGGGATGCCACGCAGTTGCTCGCGGAGCGCGGCCGGCTGCGGCTGTACACGATGAAGGTGGGCGGGCGCGCGGTGGCCTCGGTGTACGGGCTCGTGCACGCGGGCACGTTCGTCTACTTCCAGTCGGGGTACGACCCTCGCTGGCACAACCGCAGCGTGGGCCTGGTGCTGGTGGGCGAGACGTTCAAGGACGCCCTGGCCTCGGGTCTCACCGAGTACGACTTCCTGCGCGGCACCGAGCCCTACAAGTCCGAGTGGGTGAGCCAACGTCGGCGCACCATCGCGGTGCGCGTGCACGGCGCCATGCGGGTGGGGCGCTGGTACACGCGCAC
It encodes the following:
- a CDS encoding GNAT family N-acetyltransferase yields the protein MTTDARALSPAPTVVEVVDRAAFMALESEWNALVEATGHELFYRHEFVRIWLDNFAADGRLRVLILRDADGVLSAVLPLREERATLHGVPVRQLSSTANAHSCRFDLVAREPEQAAAVFIAHLRGVRGWDVLRLTDVPDGGGGFRLLDAARRSGLHVGEWASLHSPYIPLPAKREVYFEGLPAKFKANCRRRRRKLEEKGHVTFEVVTGGLELDGALEQGFALEQSGWKGTRGTAMAQDPRTRGFYTELARDASFRGQLRLYFLKLDGKPVAFHFGLQHDGRYFLLKPGYDERLGDCSPGQLLMEDVVGACMDQGLREFDFLGPDMTWKRDWTDKVRRHSWLYLFNDTPFCRALWAAKFRWIPAAKEVVSRWKR
- a CDS encoding sugar transferase, whose protein sequence is MLRVFHHYFSAKKLTFFLAESSAIALACVAGAAVCAALLAPAGTRPPFSVMWPTLVGLGAAFVVTFQFTLYLLDLYDLRIAAEDRVRGYRFLKAAGVTAMLAGLAMLVLPLALPVRLPPGTLLGGAMGALAGTLVVRVSIRALVGAPDAVLLVGDGLKALAVVGAIEAGGEGGFRVVGMVDPRQASEPLEEVARRLDAAYVVQAADDMRGANWVEALLRCRLEGRRVYDAAGFCERVLRRIPVQFLRASDFAFADELTMSSMRRGFKRAFDIAVSAVLLLAASPFLLFVSLAIKLDSRGPVFYRQERVGLAGGSYRLWKFRSMRTDAEKDGAVWARANDDRVTRVGRFIRRTRVDEIPQVFNVLLGDMSFVGPRPERPVFVAQLKQQIPFYGLREAVKPGITGWAQIRYPYGASVEDARNKLEFDLYYVKNGSLFLDMGIIFHTVRHVLLGRGAR
- a CDS encoding GNAT family N-acetyltransferase: MIREDEVRSGPQSAPWLDVAALSNLSELAGMRAAWDELLDASNAGPFSAWEWLYPWCRRIVPDVRPLVLTAKDRSGRLMGLLPLRLEQRWVAGMRVRRLGFLGETHVGSDYLDVVARRGHEAEVARAFFQVLHGLREEWDVLDLTDLREDSATPGVLRELFGPLEVLQRERFICPYETLTPQEPFDAFLRRGSRRDNYLRRRKWLEKQEGYRIERSEDPGQLAGPMTDFFRLHAARWRADGGSQGIKGSGVEAFHRDATQLLAERGRLRLYTMKVGGRAVASVYGLVHAGTFVYFQSGYDPRWHNRSVGLVLVGETFKDALASGLTEYDFLRGTEPYKSEWVSQRRRTIAVRVHGAMRVGRWYTRTEGWARRFRDGLKQVLPADVVERIRRERRRRAAVH
- a CDS encoding chain-length determining protein; translation: MERGMTADQLLAALWRRKALVGAITVAVFMVGAAIVWTRPSMYEATVVVRVEPQRPAEEMVQHTVSELIEQRLLTVRQELLARPVLQEAIEEMNLYPDIVSEKGMEPAVEQMRKDLTVHVEGETSFELTYASRDPQVAAQVANRLPAIFSEATLKIRQAQASRATQLFRDELGSMGKAVSAWETKITRFKVDHLGELPEQMEMNMRGLERISALMQTRSEELRVAEARRSDLARAHNAVDSEAGRLEVAQDGLSRQLVNARTQWTDDHPEIKRMQKELEDLTTRRRDAEGRMWAERQERTRVGSLITNVQKEIEDLQRQAEAYQKRLDNTPRWAQELAVMNRDYEIARTKYQSVVSRKVEAEIAEELEAKSARSLFNVISPAGAPVTPARPDRLSGMLIALVAALGVGLLTGSVLEMRDDSLRDGLEVRQRLTLPVLAVVPNMQGKTEKRVLLPASSGGRNNVSAPTSLN
- a CDS encoding CpsD/CapB family tyrosine-protein kinase, with the protein product MDQTMERAGNFLPRVDDSSASPNSVDRRVVTLTAPASAAAEQYRSLYYRLERMRELRPMKVIALTSAMPGEGKTVTSVNLALAAARANPERRILLVDADLRRGGVAGTLGMRNKGGLAELLAGECEVRDVVRRFSSTKLAVISAGTTPEEPTQVLASARMKQFLKGVRDGFDEVYVDLPPTLPFADAGILGHQADGLLMVIRANVTPTKAVNQAVEQLGGAPLLGCVLNGAEAASTPYLKNYVKR
- a CDS encoding DegT/DnrJ/EryC1/StrS family aminotransferase — its product is MEALNPSGRLYVPALPTLWPRMLMARVRPGAHPPFASPNVRYFYFARNAVWLTVKMLGLDAGEVLMPAYHHGVEVEALVDAGATPRFYRVGKHWDVDLEDVARRVGPKTKALYLIHYAGFPGPVAQMRRLADQHGIPLIEDCALSLLSSDGAVPLGTTGDVGIFCLYKTLPVPNGGALVVNGPRQYSLPEPPAPPLASTFSHTASALLQNLELRGGFVGRGLRRLARAVGRGTVRAASIERVATGTQHFDRRHVDLGMSPLTKRIALSQDLDGIVEARRRNYFFLLGRLRDVSPPLFNQLPPGACPLFYPLVVHDKAEMMARLHARGIDAIDFWRRFHPACDPAEFPEVAQLRRDIIEVPCHQDLSPEVMADVAQAVREAVTADQRTRKRAG
- a CDS encoding YvcK family protein is translated as MVEMDVDAPLPDAWSDEDTRRRHHSQERNELLQAPTDRPTRIVAMGGGTGLPMVLRGLARRALPKSDDPGVDITAVVTMSDDGGSSGRLRRLHGALPPGDIRNCLVALAGGKSALKEVFQYRFGGARGLAGHAVGNLLIAALAELKGDFLEAVRVSAQMLGARGQVLPCTLASVQLVAQMHDRTEVVGERNICRAQGRVLRVSLSPRSPPPADGLLEAIHAADLVAIGPGSLYSSVLPNLLVDGVAQALRESRALKVLVSNLMTQPGETDGMTCRDHVQSVLEHVGPVLDAVLINAHLPAEDAMKRYGLRGSYVVESSHRELLALGVVPVQADLLREGSKIRHDSRKVASCLLKMARSGL